One genomic region from Terriglobus aquaticus encodes:
- a CDS encoding twin-arginine translocase TatA/TatE family subunit has translation MPSMGDSIFIFVLALMLLGPKKLPQLARQLGKLMAEFRKASNDFRMQMEDELRLEEQKEHQAKVAALQPPTPAAVPVEDPPHPHMPAPVSEVAPEAAEAAVASVQPIAESGELKMMPPSSGLPMESSARTRSYAPAEPAAEIPEHSIGGALSQTSLGAGSSSEEPAAELPPPPDRSQPAMVGEGERATHV, from the coding sequence ATGCCAAGCATGGGCGATTCCATCTTTATCTTTGTGCTGGCGCTCATGCTCTTAGGCCCCAAGAAGCTGCCGCAACTGGCTCGGCAGCTTGGCAAGCTGATGGCCGAGTTCCGCAAAGCCTCCAACGACTTCCGCATGCAGATGGAAGACGAACTGCGCCTGGAAGAGCAAAAGGAGCACCAGGCCAAGGTCGCCGCGCTCCAGCCTCCAACGCCTGCGGCCGTTCCGGTCGAGGACCCGCCGCACCCGCATATGCCGGCGCCGGTCTCTGAGGTCGCACCCGAAGCAGCAGAGGCGGCGGTCGCGTCTGTCCAGCCCATTGCCGAATCCGGCGAGCTCAAGATGATGCCGCCGTCCAGCGGCCTGCCCATGGAAAGCTCGGCCCGCACCCGCAGCTACGCGCCTGCTGAACCCGCGGCGGAGATCCCGGAGCACAGCATCGGCGGCGCCCTCAGCCAGACCTCGCTCGGCGCCGGATCGAGCAGTGAAGAGCCCGCAGCCGAGCTTCCGCCACCACCTGACCGCAGCCAGCCCGCCATGGTGGGCGAGGGCGAGCGCGCCACGCACGTTTAG
- a CDS encoding DUF2203 domain-containing protein: MRTFTLPEAQTLLPVLTSLLERAQAAAGQATAREHALQSLHQAIFVNGGMHVDLLHVARLKSEQEKAVAEARDTLQEIEEIGVSVNDLQRGLLEFPFQLDDEVVLLCWEQGQSAITSWRTPEQDASERQPLDERFTRPDRPH, encoded by the coding sequence ATGCGCACGTTCACTCTTCCCGAAGCGCAAACCCTGTTGCCCGTTCTGACCTCGCTGCTGGAACGCGCGCAAGCCGCTGCCGGTCAAGCTACGGCGCGGGAACACGCCCTGCAGTCGCTTCACCAGGCCATCTTTGTCAACGGCGGCATGCATGTGGACCTCTTGCATGTGGCCAGGCTGAAAAGTGAGCAGGAAAAGGCCGTCGCCGAGGCCCGCGACACCTTGCAGGAGATCGAAGAGATCGGCGTTTCGGTGAACGACCTGCAGCGCGGCCTGCTGGAGTTCCCCTTCCAGCTCGACGATGAAGTCGTTCTGCTGTGCTGGGAGCAGGGTCAGTCCGCCATCACCTCCTGGCGTACCCCCGAGCAGGATGCCAGCGAGCGCCAGCCGCTGGACGAGCGGTTCACCCGTCCCGACCGCCCCCACTAA